ATCTAGAAAACTATGTAAAAGAAAACACGTTCttgttacagctagtgcagctgtATCCGAATGTATGGACGATTTAAATATGCAAAACTAGGATTtccaaaaataaattatttgtttgACTGAAGATAAAAAAACCTGGAAACTGGACTGATGCTcgtaaccatggaaacatatTATGTAGGAGCACCAAACAATTATAACAGTCAGATTATTAAAGGAAAATCAGAGAAACGCTTCGACTATTTGACAGTGGTCAAGAACTTGGAATCATGACGAAATACTGATTTCAAAGTttccttttgtttgtttgtttgtttgtttgtttgtttgtttgtttgtttgttttgttatataGAAAAGAGTTCAAAACCAACCAAACGCCCCTTTTCTCATAAAATAATATGTCTTGCCATTAAATtcattgaacaaaaatatttccaATGACGTGTTTCTATCAGGGGGTCATAGAAAGGTCACACAGGTAAGGGAACACGACTTTGTCGTTCAAAGCGCGAGTTGTGTTGTGTAAACCACAAGCGTGTTCTGCTGTTTTTGTGACTTATAATGTACAAAAAACTTGTCACTCAATCTTactcaaaaaataaaaaaaatcgctTTATAATGTTCCCATCAGTAGAAATGTATTGTTATCAGGAGCACGTATTTATCTCTATTTTTTAAGTATTTTCTCAATATAAACGAATTGACAAATATGATAAACGTGTAAGGTAGCTTTTAACACACATATGTTATGACTTATTGAAGACACAAATAGCGAATAAAGAAGAGCATCAACAATCAATAATGCACCAACGATAGATCAAATCTACACTTCAATAAGTGTCTCAACATGACCTATGGCCAGGAAGAAACATTATTACAACTAAGATCTCTGTATTGTCTAAAGTATATAGTCTACTACGCAACAGGCATAAGGAGGAAGGAGGACGAAGGGATGAAGAGGGGAGGAGGGGAGGAGGGGAAGGGCATTAGGGCAATTGGagggaaatgaaatgaaaagaccccccccccctcataacATAGGGCAAATAGCCACCACTAAAACGACGCGAGGCAAAGATGACTGCATTGGCAGCTTACTCATACCTCAACGATTGACTTGAATGGTGGTGTGTATACGGCACTGTTGACTAAAATATCGATCCCTCCATACGTTCTCAAGGTCTGTGGGTTAAAAACAAAGTCAAGGTCATTTGATGTTTACTCTAACACAACGTTGGCGTGTGTGACATTGATTTATAGACTGACCTTGGATTTATATCATTGCTATTAATAATtccaaataaacattcaacacaTTTACAAGTGGTTTTAGGCCTTCAAGGTTGTTGCACTGTGTGCACGGCAGTCCTATTAATAACACCTTTCACGTGACCAAAACTATCCACACTGCAACCTTATCGCATTACAAGGTGAATGCGATAAATAAAGTTTGTAAATGCAAATATTATTAACAATAATATTTTCGGTAAACAATATCATttcttaaaatgtaaataaaaatcgAAATTAGccaaacaatttaaaaaaacaaactatttcCCCCTAGTAATTTCGGCAGGAAGGTTACCTCTTTGATAAGTCTGTTCCTGTGGCTGTCGTCTGCTACATCGCAAACCGTGCCAGATACATTCAACTTTTCCGATCTCAGCTTTTCTATAGCATCGTCAACGTTTGACTGTGTACGGCTTGATATCATGACATCGGCACCTTCTTGCGCTAGTCTCCTGGCGATTCCGAACCCGATACTAAAAAGTAGAGAATATATATGCCATCCATTGAAATAAATCAgagtattcatttgtctatttatctcTGGGTCTATTTATCCATCTATTTATCTATTGGTCTATTTATCCAGGTATTCCGGCATACAAAAATGTTGGCCAACaaagtcattcattcattcattcattcattcattcgttcattcgttcgttcgttcgttcgttcattcgttcgttcgtccgtttgtttatttgttcgttcgttccttcattcattcattcattcattcgaaTGAGAGAGTGatagagtgagtgagtgagttgggTGGGTGAGCGGGTGTGTGGTTAAGCAGGTGGATGGGTAGgagaatgaatggatgaatgaacgaacgaacgaaagaacggatgaatgaatgaacggacggacgaatgaatgaatgtggcGATATAATGAATGAACGGTTACTGACAGATTTAGTTTTTGGTTGATTATGGTATGTGTTTGCTTCCATATGATAACTGTTATAATGACAGACGCGTGGTACTTTGCTAGTGATTGAGCAGGCCGTGACACATACATAAGtttgatatataattatatttatgacgaacataaaactgttatttaacGTCAGATTTATAAACTTAAAATAAATGGTAATATGCCAAATGAGTTTATTATTCATGTACCACTACTGTAATAATTTAATTTGGATAAATGTTCATGTTTcagttttattaaatttatatatgtataattttgacATGTGGATAGTATACTGCTAACTTACCCGTCAGTTGAGCCCGTAATCATGGCCACCTTGCCAACCAGTCTCCGTGCCTGTATCATGGTTTAAACGACGTTAGAAGCGCTTCTGTACACTGTAAATGCTGAGTGCACAGACGGGTATACACCTTGTTGACTTATACGAGCTTCAAAGCCTGTCATTTCCCAGGAGGTGATAACAAAGAAGATAAAATACCTTTACAAAGATAACGCTTCCCATTTGCTAATGTCGATATGATATACACGTGAGGTTACTACTGTCAGGGAGAACCTAAGCTTTGTCTAGTAAAAGGTTGTTAACAGGTCGGCAATTAATCACTGTTTCTGTTTGTTATCAGAGTGAACTTTACCAGATATACATGATGCGgatggggtgggtgggtggcctagaaaatcatacatacatacattcattcattcattcattcattcattcattcattcattcattcattcattcattcattcattcaaaatcggtcatttgcatatacattttgaaagtCTAACAATTTGCTCACTCCGTGTGATGATCTAATCCCTGTTTGGAAATGCTGAGATTGTTTACTGCGGGCAAAGAATGGTTGGTTACCTTGCAGTCAAATTAGCCATGCCCCATTGCAGTCAAAGATTTACACACCTCGACCATGTTTAAGGGAATAGATTCAGTGGTCACTAGTACTGCGAACGGACTATATGCCACAGATCCTGAATAACATTTTAGGGACAAAGATAATTACTAATTAGCATACACGTGTACTAGTAATTAGACACATTGTATAACATTTCGAAAACAAGATGTTTGACGTGACTTTGGATATTACAAAGTGATGTATATTTCTTTCCATGGTGaatattacaaagttgtgtaATTCTTTCCATGGTGAATATAacaaaatgatgtatatttctttccatggtgaatattacaaagttgtatatttctttccatCATGAATATTACAAAGTTGTATATTACTTTCCATGGTGAATATTACAAAGttgtatatttctttccatggtgaatattacaaagttgtatatttctttccatggtgaatattacaaagttgtatatttctttccatggtgaatattacaaagttgtatattattttgtatggtgaatattacaaagttgtgtatttCTTTCCATGGTGAATATTAAACAAGTTGTATATTTCTGTCCATGGTGACTATTAAAAGGTGATATATATTTCTTTCCAAGATGAACAAAACTGAGTGTGTCCAAAAGTTTGTCCTGTCAATActttcaatttgtttatgaatttgataaaaaaattgttgtctGCTCGGCTACAGTAATATGTGATCTATAGTACCTGCTTCATATATGCTAATCCCTACCACAGGGGCCAGTAAagtaacataatttttttttattgttgtatTAACCACAACATTTTCTGGCTGccatcataaaaataaagtaaaccaTTTGAAAATCTGAAAACTTGTCTATGTGCGTTGTTTTTGTTTCGTGTTTGTTCCAAGATATTgattaaattaaaacaatagAAATGAATTGCTCAGTCGTGAGGCGTTTTGTCGCTAAATCTCAGCACCGATATTTGTGTTGTTTTCGTTCCGGAAGAAGACTATACAAACTGATTATCCCCAGTTAAGTTACCACACTGTTCTCCCATCACTCGTGTGAGACCCACCCgtctcctcacatcacaactaAAAACTGATTCATTGCATGATTGTCAGCGGTGAtttggtggcagtggtgggatattGCAGAAATGAGACGTGGTAGTACGTGTTGTGatgccaaaataacaaaataatgttaagTGAGATACAAATGTCATCCTCCCCtgattccattttctaaaatatagcACTTCCGAGAACCAATTTGTTAAAAGTGACCCCAACGCATTTCCCCCTCTGTAAGTAAtaactgaaggctcccttatctTAGATAAAAAGTCACGCGTCTACCGTATGTTCGCGTGAGAACaaactatatataaatatatatcgtACATTCCGACATTGTTTAGATAAAACAGTAGATGGAGTGGGTGTGACATTTCTCCGAGAAGCGCCAAATTCTAATTCTCTGATCAAAACTTTCACTTCATTCTCAGTGTGAACAGTTACGAACTATTTGAGCAAGTCATGTTCGAATATATTTGGTTGGACCCCAGCCGAAATAAAAGCCTCGAAATGGATGGTACGTTTTAAAGATGTGTAATCACATaaccatttcataaaaaatttaaaagacTTCAGTGAAATCTTGGATATTGGAATGCTACAGTATTGCCGATTGGGCTCTAAACTTtctttcaacaaaaatatagaTTCAAGCCAagtagcaaaaaaaaaaaaggattatGCCGATGTGTATTTACGCGTCCACATATCGGTATGGTTATCTTACAATGTACAGGTCACTCTGAGGGCAGCCATTGTTTGATGTTGATCTGGCACAAACCGGCACGATATTTTGAACAGGGACAGAACCGCCTCTCCCGATGTGCTTACCAGTTCAAAAATTCCAAAGTCGGCAACCAATAATGAAGACACGTGACCTTTAAGATATCAAACTCTTTTTTTGCTGATTTCAAACTTTGGTAAGAAATTGTCAACTCAACAAATACAAAAAGTAAAGTCTGATGGGCTTTCAATCATGTGTAATACTAGTACTATCTAAACAATTGTAAACAAAATCAAGCTTTCAGTTGTGTCGGATTCGCATTAGCATTTCAAATGTacaacacaatatatttactcTGATTTGATCCAAATGAGGTCATCATAACTAGTATAGTCCAAACCTACATCGCCCCAAATCTGTCATCCATTGTTCATTCTATCacaaaaacagtaaattatATTAGAGGTCATTTGACCAGAAATAGGACATCGTCTGACTCGATAAAATTTTGTAAACACTAGACTGCTACATTCATCTTACCTCAGACTTATACTACAGGAGGGAAACATTTCGAAGCAACTAAGTGCGACATTACACATATAATAGTTAAACTACATTTTGTTGTGATATTGACATCTTTTACGTCCAAAAACGTTTGATGTTAGATCATAGTAAAAGGTGTTTCCTCATCCctgttttttttaattggtTAAAGAAAGGTTGATCTAAAATAAACTGGCGATGAAAATAAGTCTAAACTGACAGTTTTACTCAACATCTATTTTTCAATAGTAAATCAGTCTATTCAACCAATCTGGAAGAACCTCTAATCACTGGACACCTGGAATACCTATGCTGATTTCCAGTAACATGCAAATTTAGTTGGTTCAGAAAACAAGCTTAGAAAAAGTTTACACTGCAACAGTTGTTTTTGTAGCCAGTTTACACGACTGAAATGTTTTAGGTGTTTTCGTCATTCAATTAACATTTTCGGGATCTGACTGGCGTGGAATGTGTTGTCGTCCATTTGTACTTAAAGTAAGTTGAGCAATACAGGTAGTTCAAAGACGTAAAGACAAGAACCCCTCTGCGTGTACAGTGCCGGGTATTAGAGTCTAACTGATCCACCACCTGAAGCACAGACAACCTCCCCCGTGATATAAGTGGCGTCGTCCGAACAGAGGAAGGCCACTATCCCTCCACACTCTTCTACTGATCCCattctgaaatgaaatatgcaaattaattaggTTTCAATGTTATATAATAAAAACCAATGGTGAAAATCATCGATCAAGGAGCCTCACAAAAAACTTCTTGAAGTCCTTCTACAACATTTTAGTCATATCCTTTAACTGCATCagttatttcaatgaaaatccTGTTTTTGCAATTATCATTTTCAGTGTGAGctatactttgaaaaaaaaatcaaactatATATAACAAGGACTTTAATGTTTCTTACCTGTTCATTGGTATTAGCTGCATATTTTTTTGTAGCTGGTCGTTGCTCATGAActttgaaaaagaaatgaaagaattaATTTTTTAATCGTAAAAATGAAACTAAATTGACAGGCACAAATTTTTGTAAACGTCATCAACACAACATCACCACATCCACTCTCTGTGTTTACaacccatttcatgttagtttccactggctctgtttgatactgCCAAGCAGAACTTGAACCAAtatgaaactgcacattctactcTCTACGAGCAAGACAGCAGTGCcacattttgtctgaatgaaataaacaactttaAATATATggcaactagacgcagacatgcaggcgccaatgttttgatgtctgacTGTAAATTGATGCATGCGTCCGTTAGTTCATTTAGTTTATATTAGACAAAATATAGCAAGAAACTATTTTCATTCAACCTTGCTGTCttaagtgtagcatgtgcattATCTTATTGGTTTcagcatggttgtatcaaaccgATCTGAGCCAGTCTGAGGACCCATTCGTTATGCGCTAGACTCACCCCCCACACCTATACACGCAATGTTATTCTTACCTCTTTCGCCGCCTTGGTGTCGATCAGTCCTGGGGCTAAGCAATTGACTCTGATGTTCCTGGCTGTACATTCTGGTACTAGTGCCTTTGTCATACCAAATAGCGTCGTTTTGCTCATTGTGTAACTATTACGAGCCTgaatcaaacacaaaatttacattttgaaacttAAAGCTGCCCTGTAccattttttcaatcagacaaccaaaaaTATAGTCAATGGGAATTGGTAAAATAcaataatcagacattgtacatgttaaggAGTCGAATATATCAAAAGCAGCATAGCAACAAGTTGAAATTGTTATTGCATTGGGGCAGTGCGTTTTGGGTGCGGATTATATACCCTGTTCGTTCTACGTCATAACAACCCCTGTCTCCGTCACAACAATCTCTGCTTAGGTTACTGGTTCTTCGAtactcgaaatatgagtcaaaaattTCCAAGTTGACATTATGTTTTTCCCCGTAcctatggtggtggtggtggtggtggtggtgtaattacattatttccgaatatttttctttgttcagtcgGAAATTAAAGTACTTGTGACCCAAAGGTCTAGCGACTGGTAGTGACAacaagcccccttaggtcacgcgTTTTAGAATTAGTACAAAAGAAGAAGAATTTAAGCCCAGAATATCAACATTGTGTTGTCTTGGTTACTTTAAAAGTTCTAGACAGTTTTGGATCTGAAACGTCAACGATAATATTAAAAGTACGTCGTGTACGCCGTGTTGGGCCCCCTCATCGGCCCTGTCTCATCGACCCTGTCTCGCTAACGAAAATACAACTTTCAATGAGGATGGAATGACACGACGTATCTCAGCCTACAATTTTATTTGGTGGTATTTGACCTTTGAGCTTTATGTTTTGAGTCATAGCAGTTCAATGAGAACACTTGTGGCGCAACGAGGCCTTCAAACCAATGTACACAAGATATAATAAACTAAGAAATGTATGGCTACTTACGTAGTGAGTTGTGTGATAGCCTCCaactgatgaaataaacaagacaGAGCTGCCTCtgtaaaacaaattgtttattagtttatattacatgtatggtcataGAAAATAACTAAATGTGTCAATTTCTATAAATATTATGCAGCATTTCAttacagttaccatggttacttgAGAATCGGATTTAGTTTTGAGATTATATAGATTATATGTCACAATTCTGTTATTTGAATCAAAACATTGACATAATGTACACGACACAAACTCAGTTCACAATATATTATACTTCGATGAACAATCTCAACATTTTCATTACACTAGAATATTACAATATGCTAGTGTAATGTTCAAGTTGATGAATGTCTTCGAAGGCAATAACATCACTTCTGATGATGTTGGCACAATTGCTGGGATGCGTAATAATGGTTTCAAGCTTCGACATTTTTAGTATGCGtacaataaattacgtcatcgaacTATTTACGTATCATGCTCGAATATCAAGCTTGAATCTGCCAATAGCAAATTGAAGTGATGCTGCTCAACTTCAGTTAGTACAATACTAcatgtcaaacatttaataCAATCAGCGCTAGCACTGACCCTTAATTCCCCGTAAAATGTTTCAATTCATGGCTTGTGCACCATTAAGAACATGATTATATGGAATTGAAGTTACAATACTCGATTGGGGAACTTACTTTGTTTTTCCTAAATGTTCAATTGCTAATTTTGTTAGAAAGAAAGGGGCTTTAACATTGGTATCGAAGACctgaaaaagagaaagagagagagagagagagagagagagagagagagagagagagagagagagagagagagagagagagagagagagagagagagagagagagagagagattaatCGTAGTATCGTAACAACATATACCTTCAATGATTCACGACGAAGGCTGGAAATATTCAACGTGCCTCTTAGTTCTTTGCATCCGTGACAAAGACAAGGATTTCTTATTTAATTTGCAATATAGTTATACATTTAATTTACCTAAAtgacaaaacgttttgtttttgatatatCTGATAGTATACCTAATGTAAAACCTTTGAAGattacgtcattattttgttttagaaatgACGTCAAGCAGATACTGACGAAATACAGCAATACGAGATCTAGCGAGAACTGTACTAAACGAAAGTATATGACTTAGTGAAACCTGACACAGAGGGCGGCAATCTGCGCCGCGATGATATATCTGTTAATACCAAGTTcagtaatttttttctcaattcAGTGTCGTAGTTTATCCTATACATGTCTTTATGTCTATAGAAACAAGCTGGAACACACGTCCAGTTAGAATAAAAAAGGTCTATAGTATCTCATGCTAGATAGAAGTATTAAATGAAGTACTGTAAGTAATGAAGTAAAACAAAGCAAAATGAATTACCTTGTCCCAAAGTTCTTCTGTAGTCTGAATAGAAACAATTAAGAGAGAAAACTTTGAAAATCTCACATCAAAGAAATTTATAGACAAATTCATTATATTCCCGCCAAAAATAAGTGTCAGTCCATCAAATTCTATGTaaatgtcgtttcattattgaACAGCAACACTGTGTTGTCTACAAAGTGCTTggcttcctatatatatatatatatatatatatatatatatatatatatatatatatatatatatatatatatatatatatatatatatatatatatatatatatatatatatatatatatatggacaatGTCGGCGtttccttcatgtaatgacaggtTTGTTTACACTTGTAGGGCGATATACACTGAAGTACTCATATTCTGACTATTCTGACAGTGTTCGGATTATCATTTCGGTATTAACTAACGGCTAATGCCTTCAGAAAAATCTCAAACCTTTTTTCTATAGAGCTTTCGACATTAAACTCTGTAGTACCACCacgtatatttacatgtaaactgacaCTGTTACTACATTgcatttgattgattgattgattacttggttggtttgttgattGGTTTGTTGGCTTTCGGTTGGTTGGttcattggttggttggttgattgatcgattgattgattgattatttgattgatcaCATTGTACTTTTTCACATGTACAGGAATTCTGTCTCCACTGGCTCtaaatattcatgttaattAACAACAGTTACTGCCTACGCTCTATGACGAAACCTATAATCACTGACTCACCTCAAAGGCTGGTCTAAATATCGGCATAAACGCAGCGTTATTTATCAATATGTTGATACCACCAAATCGTTTTACAGTCTAGGAGAAAGAAAACGTAATACATATTAATGGAACTTTTGGACAACTGTTCGCTCATATCACTCAcgaaaaaacaccagtgcgttTGTTTGAATGAAGAGAGCAGGGATAGACTTCAGGCAAAGACAATATTAGGTAActgaaaacaacaatacaaccagtaccgtagcctgcggggaaggggggggggggcaactgccccctgagattttggaaaaaagaaagaaaaaaagctactttttgaatacatagcgatgtcattaaaatcgttatttacgtgacgattcctagcatacGCTATTAAAATTCATGGTTCGCTAAAGTCAacagtgactgtacactgactccttgctaatatgtatcttatatctctattttACGCTGGtctaactttgaataaaaatgtgtccagttaaaaattgtaactttttacattgtaaagtaaaaattatttgtgagggaaagtacaaaagaagtgcgcacatgcagtctgcattttccgcgagtatcAGTAGTTTTGAAAGTTTCCTTTATTTGAAGACAGgaagtcgcaataatgtcagagagtgaaactcaaaaaaagacggaaaaagtcgttcaacgtgagatCGACTGCTACTAGCAGTGACTCCgtagatgcgctcgatctcatttacatcttatattaaaacatttactgataaagcGGCAGATATCtctttggaatatttggtggccctgaaaaactattaaactaggtacgcagtttaagatacACTCTTTGAAGATCTTTCTtgtcaataattgtgttcgacgttgtttttggttaaaatgttgtttgatataattatctcactgcacactgacactagcgttattctgcaattcattttgaagcgacaatttgctatggaaagaatgaccctgaatttgtaaacagagctgtaccaaGGCTTCGACATCAacatccaaacttcaatttccattataatgataatgacaaggagaatccacCGAGTTCGCCATACAAGTTTTCGGAGTTGGGTGGAGAAAAggattattttgttatgttacttatttgagaaagcaccatccaaattattttttattctaaaagctttttttactttgaatgtgacatcttttcggcaactactttgaaagatacggcATTAAgccagaaaaaaagaaaaaggcTGTtgaacctacccatatattttttttctggtgatgggcaatatatcctcatgcgggcgtcgcatttttttttaacattaaggacatttctttatattttctgaatagtacatgtaacaatatacagttgagtctattccaaattatataatatcttatacagtggtttacttggctctgatgttgcatacaagcatgaattgagattaaatatccactgtgcactaaaaagaattgaagagaagtttacgaccattgggccatcaaaagtctgaaggccttgaaatgttttgctctttattcaggattttttgaaaccaaattaaacttcaggagaagtcatttagcatgtgcacatccgcataatacctttcagctttgccacaacaaaatacacttccagataatatgtaatgcatagcgtAATCGTTtgaattctggtattttattatgtctatggtttgatattttatgcctctaaatggcctcctacactgttttattttcactttttttcatctttggagctgtctccttccaatgcatcaatGTGCCATATgcttttatatctccactgtagtgtaggtgacagaaggggtggctaaattAATGCTCGAGTTTCAATTgacggggcttaacattttttgagaagagagagtgagaggaactacaccatttgtttaaccgtaaattgtgtacatttcctaactgtagctatacagacaaattgcatgagatagtatcaagatgactgaataagttctatctaaactcgacctgaaatattttgctatcattatatatggtttgttttatctttgTCAAGCAGTgtgaaaaatgaaatcgacctacttgcCCAATGTGATgagttaggttacccgttgaccagcattttatattttttctgtccttacatatgatattcaattgggtatgctaaaatagatattatgtaaattacatgcaaatttatgtaaattagtatttttctacattttaaatGCACGATTGCACCAATTTCAATTCTGATATTTTAtaaccatattcaagcattgtaagactttaaattatgtctatggtttgatagtttatgcctctaaatggcctcctacactgtgttattttcaattttgtttcacctttggagttgtctcccatctaatcagtagcaatcaaggtgataattgtctttctcccataACAAAATTGAAGGTGTTTGGCTAATTATCTCCCTATATAGccttagagctaattagagacatctccttatgcatgtgaaatccacatcctgtgtaaagtagtaaaagtaatctcgttcggagtattattgtagttggcaatcactgttattttaatgcatcattgtatcatataattttatatttccacTGCACTGTAGTGTAGGAGACAGAAGGGGTGGCGAAAATAATGCCTGAGTTTCATTTGTCGGGGCTTAATAtgtttttgagaagagagggtgagacgagctacaacatttgtttaaccgtaaattgtgtacatttcctaactgcaGCTATCCAGACAAattactttgataagttaccgaCAATAGTTACATTTTAAGTCATTCCTGCTCACCACAAGCAAACAAATGCACCAGTGTTTTTTCGCAGCTCGTATATCATTGACAAAAGAAAGAACTGTTGCAGTAAGAATACTCGAAATTgcacatatatttcaaaacaaaaacctCTACTAATCAGAAACACTTTGAAAGGAAACAGAAAGGATAGGGTTCACAATGTTCGAAATTGAAAAATTGGATACTATATCCGGCACAGCAGACTGGCGCCAAATcagatacattgtaacaagatGCACTGTTTTCACGCATGTAAATGGATGAAAAAGTATACACTTAAGAGTTTAATGGCGCCAAAAGGGCCTAAAGACCAATTTTTTGTGATTCTTCacttaaaataattttgttttcgtTCATGTGTGATTTTGATCTCACAAAAAGCACTTAACCTTAATTCTGAAGATAGATCATCAAGCAAAACGTGAATTATAATTGGTTTAGGGAGAGAAAACGGCCTAGtggaaaacaaattgtttgtttttgtcatatGTAAAACCCCCAAAATTTCTCAAAAGCCCCAAGGATATTTTCCGAtagtttgtttactttttctCCACTCCACAAATGGCTgtccatttttcaatttttgtagtACCCGAATCATACAAGATATAATGATGTAATTGTAACTTTTACATTAAGCAAGGCAACACATTAGAGTTcgatcttttattttttttctctagCTTCCGTTGAATTTACAATAGGTCGAAAAGCTCAATTCCTGTAATATTGACGTCAACACAGAACTGTGCTATCGACAATCTTAGCCGTCGT
This portion of the Glandiceps talaboti chromosome 7, keGlaTala1.1, whole genome shotgun sequence genome encodes:
- the LOC144437762 gene encoding dehydrogenase/reductase SDR family member 4-like, with amino-acid sequence MQPARKLIEVPSKRFLGKVAMVTGSTEGIGFGIARRLAQEGADVMISSRKQENVDEAVDRLRSENLSVEGVVCHVGNQEHRKRLVHETVKRFGGINILINNAAFMPIFRPAFETTEELWDKVFDTNVKAPFFLTKLAIEHLGKTKGSSVLFISSVGGYHTTHYARNSYTMSKTTLFGMTKALVPECTARNIRVNCLAPGLIDTKAAKEFMSNDQLQKNMQLIPMNRMGSVEECGGIVAFLCSDDATYITGEVVCASGGGSVRL